The following are encoded in a window of Harmonia axyridis chromosome 7, icHarAxyr1.1, whole genome shotgun sequence genomic DNA:
- the LOC123684667 gene encoding acyl-CoA:lysophosphatidylglycerol acyltransferase 1-like, which produces MEINFYLVAKGSLRACLIMLNHIYLLTYMSWIVILYPLKLLGFSDLFNKIESEMMFGLTKMITMWNEWAGYEVLEAGDDIRPCLKERTLVLVNHQAPTDFIMLLSAFGGWNQIIPNIMWIMDHFIRYSTVGIVSSIRKDFFILQGKAKRTEMLSALAEHIHKYYLPLKRKWLVIFPEGGFLRKRKANSQKYGQLNGLPHLEHVTIPREGALKVIMNELKAGKSNLDLPSSENRETHNLKYILDVTIGYPSGKPLKMSSIIFGDHPPCKIVVFYRLYPIDEVPQVEEGFSEWLLNRWVEKERILENYYTTGEFPLEANSQKPRSVKQDFPAYCTLHLIFIMATIISYNVLLSAFRVCFTS; this is translated from the exons ATGGAAAT aaatttttaCCTTGTAGCAAAGGGAAGTTTGAGAGCATGTCTGATCATGCTGAACCACATTTATCTCCTCACATATATGTCTTGGATAGTAATATTGTACCCATTGAAGCTTTTGGGATTCAGcgatttattcaataaaatcgAAAGCGAGATGATGTTTGGATTGACGAAAATGATTACGATGTGGAACGAATGGGCAGGATATGAAG TCTTGGAGGCAGGTGACGATATAAGGCCATGTTTGAAGGAAAGAACACTTGTCTTGGTTAACCATCAAGCACCAACAGATTTCATAATGCTCTTGAGTGCGTTCGGTGGTTGGAATCAAATTATACCAAACATAATGTGGATTATGGACCATTTTATCAGATACTCAACAGTTGGTATCGTGTCATCGATACGCAAAGATTTCTTCATACTTCAG ggaaaGGCTAAAAGAACAGAAATGTTAAGCGCCTTGGCTGAGCATATCCATAAATACTACCTACCTTTGAAAAGAAAATGGTTGGTCATCTTTCCTGAAGGTGGATTTTTGCGCAAGAGAAAAGCAAACTCGCAGAAATACGGCCAACTGAATGGTCTACCGCATTTAGAGCATGTAACAATTCCAAGGGAAGGAGCTTTGAAAGTAATCATGAACGAGTTGAAGGCTGGAAAATCGAATTTGGATCTTCCTTCCAGCG AGAACCGTGAAACACATAATCTGAAGTATATTTTGGATGTCACAATTGGCTATCCAAGTGGAAAACCACTTAAAATGTCAAGTATAATATTTGGTGACCATCCGCCCTGCAAGATTGTTGTGTTTTACAGACTTTATCCGATTGATGAAGTACCACAAGTTGAAGAAGGTTTTTCTGAATGGCTTTTAAACAGATGGGTTGAAAAAGAGAGAATACTGGAAAATTATTACACTACTGGAGAGTTTCCATTGGAAGCAAACTCTCAAAAACCAAGATCAGTAAAACAAGATTTCCCAGCCTATTGTACCCTACATTTAATATTTATAATGGCCACTATTATTTCTTACAATGTGTTGCTTTCTGCATTCCGAGTTTGTTTCacctcataa